The sequence TTGATGAAGATGAAATGAGAAGGCTGAGAAGGGGGATCGGGATGCTCTTTCAGGGAAGCGCTCTTTTTGGCTCCATGACCGTGGGAGAAAATGTGGCACTTGCTCTTACAGAGTTTACGGATCTGTCCGGTAAAGCAGTGGAGGATATCGTGAAGATGAAACTCGGCATGGTTGAGCTTTCCGGCTACGATAACCATCTTCCTTCGGAATTGTCAGGAGGCATGAAGAAAAGGGCCGGCATCGCCCGCGCAATGGCCCTTGAACCTGCGACTCTCTTTCTCGATGAGCCCTCAGCGGGCCTCGATCCCATAACCGCGGCGGAGCTCGACACGCTCATCAAAAAGATCAACATCGGTATAGGCACCACCATGGTCATTGTAACTCACGAGCTTGAAACCATATTGAATCTTTCACAGAGGATAATTATGCTCGATAAGAATACAAAGGGCATTATCGCCGAGGGCAACCCCAGAGAACTGAAAGAACGCTCCGGTGATCCGAGGGTAAGTAACTTTTTTAACAGACAGGCAGACCAAAAGAAAATGTGAGGGCCGCGCCATGCTCAAGAAAAAAAATTATTTCACAGTAGGGCTCTTTGTCCTTGTTGGTATCGCATGCGGGGTCGTTATTATTATATGGCTCGGCGCTTCACAATACTGGCAGAAGGGCAAGACATACGTTACCTACTTCGATGAATCTGTTCAGGGATTACAAATAGACTCAAGCGTCAAATACCGGGGCGTAGACATCGGTATCGTAGACAGGATCCGCGTTGCGCCGGATTACCGTTTGATAGAAGTGGTCATGCGAATACGGGAAATTGCGAACCTCGAAAACACGGCCACCGCAAGGCTGAAGGCGGCAGGCATAACGGGTATCGTGTATGTTGAATTAGACCACAGGCGTCCCGAAGACATGGCAAGGGCACCCAAGTTTTCCTTTGCCCCCGAGTATCCGGTGATCCCCTCAAACCCCTCAGACATCAATGAGATATTTACCGGTGTCGACAGCGTCATCCAGCAGATGAAACAAATTGATTTCAAGGGGATATCGGACCAGATAAAGTCCACAGCGGTAAATATCAACACAGTCGTGGGGAGCGAGCATACTCAACGGATTATCTCGAACCTCGACGCCATGACCACACATCTTGAAAGAGTCTCGAATCAGCTTAACGCTCTTATTTCCGACGGAAGACTTGACACCGTGCTGAATGATACACAGGAGAGCGTGAAAGAGGCCAAAGCCGTTATCAGGAAAGTGAAAGAAGAGGTGAACGCCCTGAATCTCGCTGATACCGCCGATAAGGCGAATCGACTCATCGACAGCGCCTCGGAGAAGACGAGGATTATCTCCACGGAGCTCGTGAGGACCGGCGAAAATCTGAGGAGGGCCTCCGAGAACCTCGAAGAGCTTTTGGCCAGACTGAAATCAGATCCTTCGGAGATTCTTTTCAGTGAACCGCCTGCAAAAAAGAGGTAGCGCTATGAAGAGACATACCCGAAAACTCTCCTCCAACGTCTGCTTGTTTTTGATCATTGCGCTTAGCTTTACGGGCTGCCTGGGACGGACAAAAGTCCCATATTCCGTGGACCGTTATACCCTTGATTACGAGCGTCCGGTGATCGGGGGACTCACCTCCGTGAACGAATTTATCCGTGTAGATCGGTTCTCGGTTGCTCAATCCTTCAACAGCACGGCCATGGTGTACAAGCCCTCACAGTATCGTTTTGATCAATATCCTTACGGTTTGTGGATAGTAAACCCTGGCGATTTGGTGAGCGACCTTCTCATTCGAGATCTCAGAGACTGCGGCCTCTTCAAAGGTGTGCTACGATACGATGCGGACGAGCCCGTGAGGTACGTGCTCCAAGGCTCGATTGAGGATTTTTACGAAGCCGACGAGGCCGCGTCCAGCCATGCCGTTTTGCATGTCAGCATTATGATCGTCGATAAGGGTGGAAAGCAAGGTCACGACGAACCTATTTTCCAGAAAACCTACCGGTTCGAGGCCCCCCTTCCGGGGCGATCTCCCGGGGATTTGGCGGGCGGGTTGAGCTCGGCCATGGCGCTTTTCTCCGGAGGGCTCATAAAGGACCTGAATAGCTTTTTCAAGGCACCCTGATCGCTGGAAAATGGCATGGCGGTTTCCCTAAGAGACCTGCATTCAGTTGCACGCAATAGTCCCTTGACAGAAGATTCGGTCAGGCTCATACTGATATAGGTGAGCGGGGAGTTTGCGGTTTTTGACTTTGCCTCACCCGTTAGAATGTGGTACAATAAATGCGTGTTTTCGAGGTAGCTCTATGTTTGCGATGACATTATGACGCCTAAAGACCCTTTAGTCGATCTCCTCATACATGATCTTACCGGACCCCTGGCAATCATTTCCACGAGTACCGCTCACCTGTTGAATAAAGAAGAGAAATACGGGCCGTACGATGATTCTCAAAAGGAGACCTTAAAGAGGATCCAGCGCAATGCCGACAAGGCAAAGGCGCTACTCCAGGAGATGGTTGAGGTTTATCGTTCGGAGGAAAGGTGCTTCAGAAAAGAACAATTCTTGATGCAAGACGTTCTCGGAGACGCCTTTCACGATGCCGTGGGAGTTGTGAGGCCTGACATTGAGGAAGAACTGTCGAAAACTGAGGACCGGAAAGAGTTCAGCAACCTCTTGCGGAAACACGGGATCGATATCGAAATAAGCGGAAAATACTGCGAGGATTTCTTCTCGCACGACCGAAAGAAGATCAGACAGATTATCCGTAATCTCATATCCAACGCCCTCAAATACCGCCGGAAAACCATGAAGCTCTGCGTTACGGGCGATAAGGACCTCATCATTTCTGTTGAGGATGACGGCGCGGGAATTCCCAAAGAGAAACAGAGCTACGTTTTCAAGCGATTTTCAGATGTCAATGGCAAAGAGGGGGCTCCTGAGGGGATGGGATTTGGCCTCTCCTGCGTGAAGAACCTGATCGAGGCTATGAGCGGTGAGATTGCTTTGAAAAGCGTGGAAGGTGCAGGTTCATGCTTTACTGTTCGCATACCACCGTTATAATCCATTAAACTTAAGAAAAAGGAGGATACCATGGGCGAATCTATTCTGAACGGTAAGCGAATTCTTGCTGTGGATGATGAACCGGATGTGCTAACGGTGCTCCAGGAAGAGATCATGGATGCCTGTCCCACCTGCGTCTTCGATAAAGCCACGAGCTTTGAGGAGGCGGTCAAGCTCCTGGAAAGCAGGCCTTACGACATCGCTATCCTCGACATAATGGGGGTGAAGGGTTTTGACCTTCTTGAAATAGCCGTCAAGAAGAAACTCAGAGCCGCTATACTGACGGCGCACGCCTTAAGCCCCGAAGCTTTGAGACGTTCCTACGAAATGAAGGCAAGAGCGTATCTACCCAAAGACAAGCTTGGCGAAATAGTGCCATTTCTCGAAGACATTTTGAAATATGATTACGATACCGGCTGGATGCGTCTCGCTAGGAACCTGCACAGTTTCTTTACCGAACGATTCGAGTCGGATTGGGAAAAGAAGACGGGAATGCCCTGGAGAGAGTGGGCTAAGTAAGCCGTTTTTTTGACTTGATTTGTGAGTCGCTGAGAATCTGAAATTTACGTATCCATTTTGTTCGCGGACCGCGTGAGTTGTTCGGGTATGGTTTTATCGCGGTCATAGTCGTGAAAGAG comes from Syntrophorhabdaceae bacterium and encodes:
- a CDS encoding ATP-binding cassette domain-containing protein, whose protein sequence is MEKREPVIEVEDLTVRYGDNVVLSDVSFTVEKGEIFVIAGPSGCGKSTLLRHMIGLETPEAGRIVINGVDTTEIDEDEMRRLRRGIGMLFQGSALFGSMTVGENVALALTEFTDLSGKAVEDIVKMKLGMVELSGYDNHLPSELSGGMKKRAGIARAMALEPATLFLDEPSAGLDPITAAELDTLIKKINIGIGTTMVIVTHELETILNLSQRIIMLDKNTKGIIAEGNPRELKERSGDPRVSNFFNRQADQKKM
- a CDS encoding MlaD family protein encodes the protein MLKKKNYFTVGLFVLVGIACGVVIIIWLGASQYWQKGKTYVTYFDESVQGLQIDSSVKYRGVDIGIVDRIRVAPDYRLIEVVMRIREIANLENTATARLKAAGITGIVYVELDHRRPEDMARAPKFSFAPEYPVIPSNPSDINEIFTGVDSVIQQMKQIDFKGISDQIKSTAVNINTVVGSEHTQRIISNLDAMTTHLERVSNQLNALISDGRLDTVLNDTQESVKEAKAVIRKVKEEVNALNLADTADKANRLIDSASEKTRIISTELVRTGENLRRASENLEELLARLKSDPSEILFSEPPAKKR
- a CDS encoding ABC-type transport auxiliary lipoprotein family protein produces the protein MKRHTRKLSSNVCLFLIIALSFTGCLGRTKVPYSVDRYTLDYERPVIGGLTSVNEFIRVDRFSVAQSFNSTAMVYKPSQYRFDQYPYGLWIVNPGDLVSDLLIRDLRDCGLFKGVLRYDADEPVRYVLQGSIEDFYEADEAASSHAVLHVSIMIVDKGGKQGHDEPIFQKTYRFEAPLPGRSPGDLAGGLSSAMALFSGGLIKDLNSFFKAP
- a CDS encoding HAMP domain-containing sensor histidine kinase; its protein translation is MTPKDPLVDLLIHDLTGPLAIISTSTAHLLNKEEKYGPYDDSQKETLKRIQRNADKAKALLQEMVEVYRSEERCFRKEQFLMQDVLGDAFHDAVGVVRPDIEEELSKTEDRKEFSNLLRKHGIDIEISGKYCEDFFSHDRKKIRQIIRNLISNALKYRRKTMKLCVTGDKDLIISVEDDGAGIPKEKQSYVFKRFSDVNGKEGAPEGMGFGLSCVKNLIEAMSGEIALKSVEGAGSCFTVRIPPL
- a CDS encoding response regulator; the protein is MGESILNGKRILAVDDEPDVLTVLQEEIMDACPTCVFDKATSFEEAVKLLESRPYDIAILDIMGVKGFDLLEIAVKKKLRAAILTAHALSPEALRRSYEMKARAYLPKDKLGEIVPFLEDILKYDYDTGWMRLARNLHSFFTERFESDWEKKTGMPWREWAK